A stretch of Anaerobiospirillum thomasii DNA encodes these proteins:
- a CDS encoding phage holin family protein has protein sequence MERFYIWAAEHSVEVYTTFGLFAAWAVKGYRDYTSGEKKPRFERAISNFMCALLLLVFVVPALEYFDIKPELIPFIGAAFGAMGTESIIMLTSKVFHTVISQRVPVMSQTVAEDIKIKSQTAQQRTPGTSGKMNSSTGGYQVPEPPMPLDKRN, from the coding sequence ATGGAAAGGTTCTACATATGGGCCGCCGAGCACTCCGTTGAAGTCTATACAACCTTCGGCCTTTTTGCTGCATGGGCTGTCAAAGGATATAGGGATTACACCTCAGGCGAGAAAAAGCCACGCTTTGAAAGGGCTATATCTAATTTCATGTGCGCCCTGCTGCTTCTTGTCTTTGTCGTGCCCGCATTAGAATACTTTGACATCAAGCCTGAGCTGATACCATTCATAGGCGCAGCCTTTGGCGCTATGGGTACAGAGTCTATCATCATGCTGACCTCTAAAGTCTTTCACACTGTCATCTCTCAAAGAGTACCGGTTATGAGCCAGACCGTAGCTGAGGATATAAAAATTAAAAGTCAGACAGCACAGCAGAGGACGCCAGGCACATCCGGCAAAATGAATTCAAGCACAGGAGGATATCAGGTGCCTGAACCTCCTATGCCACTTGATAAGAGGAACTGA